The Thermodesulfovibrionales bacterium genome contains the following window.
CCCGTCGGACGCCGCCTTTCGCTGTCGAGGATAAGCCATGATACCCCTGTTTTTGGTGTATAATACGTCTAAACATGGGCGTCTGGAGCATGATAAAAAGGGATTACGGTGCCGTTTTCAGGAATGATCCCGCTGCAAGGAACGGCCTTGAAGTGGTTCTCGCCTACCCGGGATTTCACGCAATATTGTTTCATAGAATCAATCATGTCCTCTGGGATTTGCGGGTACCGGTAATTCCACGCCTTCTTTCCCATCTCGCACGATTTCTGACCGGCATCGAGATTCACCCTGCTGCGAAGATAGGCCCTGGTTTCTTTATCGACCATGGTATGGGGGTAGTAATAGGAGAAACTTCAGACGTCGGAGAAGACTGCCTTCTCTATCAGGGGGTGACGCTCGGCGGCACGGGAAAGGAGAAGGGCAAACGTCATCCCACCCTTGGGAATCACGTGATCGTCGGAACCGGAGCCAAGATACTCGGTGCGATAACCATCGGCGATCATGCTAAAATAGGCGCTAATGCCGTTGTGCTCGATCCCGTGCCAGACTACGCCATCGTGGTGGGTGTCCCCGGGAAGGTTATCAAGAAGAAGATTCTCAGGATGATGGAGGAGGGTCCTGTCGAGAGCCTGGCCCGCGTCTATATGCCTGATCCGGTAGAGGAAAAATTCAGGGAATTCGATAGATCGATTGTGGAACTCGAAAAGAAGATAGCAAGACTCGAGGGAAGAGGAGGAGCGGTGCGCGTTTACAATACGTTGTCGGCGAAGAAGGAAGAGTTGATTCCCCTTACTCCCGGGAAGATCGGTATGTATGCCTGCGGGGTGACGGTCTATGACCTCAGCCACATCGGCCATGCACGCAGTGCGATCGTCTTCGATGTCATCAGGAGATACCTGGAGTTCAGGGGCCTTGCGGTCAAATACATCAGAAACTTTACCGACATCGACGACAAGATTATCAACAGGGCAAAGCAGGAAGGCATTGCCTGGGATACCGTCGCAAAAAACTATACCGAAGAGTATTACCGGGACATGGACAGGCTCGGGGTCGGCAGGGCGGATGTGGAGCCGAAGGCGACGGACCATATACCCGAGATTATCGCCATCGTAAAAGGCCTTGTGGACAAGGGGTATGCGTACGGAATTGATGGAGATGTTTACTTCGAAGTGAAGAAATTCGGGGACTACGGAAAGCTCTCCAAGAGGGACATCGAGGAGATGCTCGCCGGCGCACGCGTCGAGGTCGATCAGAGGAAGAGAAGTCCCATGGACTTTGCCCTCTGGAAGGCATCGAAGGAGGGCGAACCGTCGTGGGAGAGCCCTTGGGGTCCGGGGAGGCCCGGCTGGCATATCGAGTGTACCGCGATGTCGATAAGACATCTCGCCGAAAGCTTCGATATCCACGGAGGTGGCGCAGACCTCATATTTCCCCACCACGAAAACGAACTCGCCCAGTCGGAGGCCTACACGGGGAAGCCCTTTGTGAAATATTGGATACACAACGGATTCATTACGATCGATAAGGAGAAGATGTCAAAGTCCCTTGGGAATTTCTTTACGATAAGAGAGATCCTCGAGAAGTTCGACCCCGAGGTAGTCAGGTTCTTTCTCCTCTCAACGCATTACCGGAGTCCGATCGAGTTTTCCGATGAATCCCTGCGCGAGGCCGAGGCGTCCATCGACCGGTATTATACGACGATAACTAGGATAGCAGATTTTCTGACCAGCGTGACTGATAAGCCGAAGCCGTCCCCGGAAGAAAAATCCCTCGAGGGAGTCCTTGCAGCCTTTATGGACAAGTTCAGAGAAGCGATGGATGACGATTTTAATACGGCCCTCGCACTGGGACATATCTTTGAATTGATCCGAGAGGTCAACCGGTTCCTCGATGCGAAACCCTCAGGCCCGAAGGCGAAGGAGCTTTTGTTACGGACAAAAGAACTCCTCAGCGATTCCGGGCGAGTCCTCAATATTTTCAACAAGCGTCCCGAGGAATGGTACGATGCGCTCATGGAGACAAAGAAGATCCCTTACTCAAAAGCGGATATCAAGGAAAAGATACAACAGAGACAGGATGCGCGTCTCCGTAAGGACTGGGCGGCGGCTGACGCCATAAGAAAAGAGATGGAAGAACAGGGGATAATCCTGGAAGACAAGAAAGACGGGACCGCCTGGAAGGTTAGCGTGAGCAAATAGGGAGTTTGTGTCTATCGTTGTTTCCTGTTGTAGCCGAAGCGCTCTTCAAAGACCGGAGCGATGAGATTATCGACTGGCGCGTAATCATCCCTGAGGATGACAGAGTATGTCCTCATCACGTATCGGTCCACGAGGTCTTCCGGTACCACTGCTGATAGCGCTCTGCCCTCACCCCTCCGTTTAAGGTACGAATCAAAGTCTCTCAAGTTCAGATCGTTCTTCCCCGCAACTATGACAAAGGTGGCCGAACCGATTCTTTCAAAATTCGGGCTTATCGCTATCAGGTGGACATTCCTTTTGCCGAAGACTTCCCGCAACGTCCGGATATAGGATGGCAGGAACGATCCTCTCTGAAAATTGTCGATGATATTCGTGAGTAAAATCCCGTCCCTATTCAGGACATCCTTGAGCAGCAGAGCGAATTCCTTTGTGGTCAGATGATACGGTATGGACAGGTCGTTATAAGCATCGACAAAGACGACATCGTATTTCTCTCTGCAGTTCATGACAAACCAGCGGCCGTCGGTATTATAGGTGCGGATTCTTGTGTCCTGAGGCAGGCCGAGATACCGGTAAACAACCCGTGTTATTTCAGGGTCTATCTCAACGACGTCGATTTGAGCCCTCGGATAAGAGATCTCCATATACCTCGGAAAGGTGTATCCCCCGCCGCCGATCGCGAGGCTCCTGAAGGCCGCATCTTTTTCGAATCTCCATCCGAGTACCTCTCCGTAAATCCTTTCATACTTATATTCGATGTGGAGCGGGTCCTTCAGATTCACGTAAGAGTGCGTAAGGTTATCAAGCACAAGGGCCTTTAGAGGTGTCTTCCCGTCGGAGCTTGTGGCTTCCTTGACCTTGATCGTGTAGTAATCGCTCTCCCGGTAATAATTGGTGTAAGAATCCGCCGGCGGTCTAAATGCCGAACTGTAGACGGACGTGAGGAGAAGGGCGGGAAACAAGAGGAATCCGATCGCGAACTTCTTCGTCCTGAAGAGTCCACCCCAGACGGCCCCGGTGACGATCAGGATCGCACCCATCGTCAAGATGATATGTCTTGTCCCCATCCAGGAGATGAGGAAGAAGCCGGCGGCAAAGGTTCCGATGATCGAGCCGAGGGTCGAAAAGGCATAAATCTTGCCGACGACGTCCCCGGCCGTCTCGACATTCCGGAGTGCGAGCTTGACGACGACAGGCGAGATCATCCCGAGGATACAACTCGGGATGAAAAACGTCATCGTCGTCACGATAAGAATGCGAAGCATGAGAGACGTCGGAAAATGGTAGCCTGCAACGAGATTCGTCATGGGTGCGATGAAGAGCGTAGTCATTCCCGACAGGAGCAGGAGCCATCCCAGGGTCTTCCTGTCGGGAAATCTGTCCGCCAGTTTCCCTCCCGAATACGCGCCGATGCTGATCCCGGCAAGGACGACACCGATGATGCTTGTCCAGGTGTAGAGGGATACCCCGACAAAGGGCGCCAGGATGCGGCCGGCGACGATTTCGATCACGAGGATGCAGAAACTCGCGATAAACGTAATGGTATATGCCGCGATGATGTTCATAACCCTTCCCGTTTTCGATCAATCAGATACATGTAGTGCGATTAACCCATACATGATAGCATACGGCCTTTTGGGGATTCCAAGCCGTGCCCCTCGGGTATCACCCCGGTAGGTATCTGGACAGATAAGCCTTCAGGCCTTCGACGTACTCCCTGCCGGAAACGAGGAAGCCCTCGTTGTGTCCGCCGGTAATCCGCAGAAATTCCTTCGGCTCGCTCGCTCTTTCGAAAAGCATGAGCCCGTGCTCAAAAGGCACTATCTCGTCTTCGGGACTATGGATGAAGAGTTTCGGTATCCTCAATCTTCCTACCTTGCCGATTGATTCGTAATGGTATCGCGAAATAAGGGAGACCGGCAGGTGCGGAAAGAACTTCTTCCCCAAAGCAGGCACCGAGGTAAAGCCCGACTCCATGATGAGGATACCAGTCTGCTTCCGTAGCGCTACTTCTGCGGCAACGGCGCTTCCGAGAGAACGCCCGAATATGATGATCCTTCCTGGGTCGACATGGAGGACGTCTCTAAGATAATCCCATCCGGCCTCCGCATCAAGGTAGGTCCCTTTCTCATTCGGGGAACCCTCGCTCTTGCCATATCCGCGGTAATCGAATATGAACACGCTGAGACGCAGGTCATGGAAAATCCGGATCGAATCAAGACGGTGCGAGATATTCCCCGCGTTTCCATGACAGAAAAGTACAAAACCGCGGGCATTGTCAGCTGGGATAAACCATGCCGAGATATTTAACCCATCCTTTGTCAGTAGGGTGAGTTTATGGTAGTCGAGCCCGATGTTGCGGGGAGTGGCTTCTATCTCTCTTGCAGGGAAATAGAGCATCGAGCCTTGCTTCGCGTAGACATAAGCGATGAGGAGCAGATATCCAAGGACAAGGCCGGCTGCAACAAGAAGCAACATTCTTTTTACCGTGTTGGGCAAAGTCTCGACGGAATCCTCTGATGTGATCTCCTGCTCCGGAGTATCAGCCTGTAATTCACCGTTCAGTATATCACAAAAGAATTCCTCAAACGAGGCGAAGTGACCGGAGATGCCGGTTATGCTTGGGTATGCTCGTTTCTTCCCCATTTTGTTGTCCTAGGCATCATTGTCTTTGTCGCGACTCCGAGTCAAAAAAGATAATTGTCAATTCCGGATATGCCAGGATGAAAGGTTAGCACGGCGGACAGCACGATAGGGGAAGATAATTCAGTCTATTGTGTACACCGACAAAGTGGGACTGCAACCATTTTGACACACTAATATTTCCCGATAGAACCATCACTCATTTGCGCAGAGGGTATTTGAGGAGTACTTGTCCTCGCCCACGATGAGATTCGGGCAGCTAGACCCAATAATCCACTACTGCCTAGTATATTGTCTTCCAGTGGAATCTATACAGGATTGCGAACCATTTTCAGAAATATAACACGCCGTACAGTTTCCGTTGCAGTCCATGTACATCATATTACACCTGGCGACTGCGCTAGAGATATTAAAGACTTCGACATCGCCTATCAACTGGTTATTATCAGGGTTACCGACGTAACAGGATACAGCCGTGCTGTCTGCCCCCATCGCCAGAATAACCTGTCCCATGAGCAGGCAGAAAACGATAGACACACCAATTATTATTCTTCCCATGACTCCCTCCTTATTATTCTATCTGTAAATTTACTCTTCATGTTTGGCCTTGTCAAGATTTCTCAGTGAAAAGCAGGATAACGCGATCCTCGCGGAGTCTGCGGATCGCTGCGAATCAGGTGCTGTCAAGCGTCGCCTGCATCAGGCTTGTTGCCTAGTGGTTATCTAAGCCATTCGAGAGCGTCTTCGAGATTGTCAAAGGCCTTAACCCACATGCCTCGATTTACTGCCACGGTTTCGCCGAACCTCCCCGGGTCAAGGATTGACTCGTGAAGAACATATGCAAACTGTGGCTGGGGAATACTTCGTTCTATTCTGTACCTTGCAACCGTCTCGGCCGCGAATTTGCCATAGAGAAAACGCTGGTAGTTTTCAATCTCGCCCTTGACTTCCCGTCCATCGAACAGGATCTTCATAGCTTTCTGTTCTGAAACAGCATCAAGCATCTCAATAAAGGTCCTCTCGGCCTCTCTTAACGAGAACTCACCTGTCACAATTACGTGAAGCAATCCTGATTCAGCGGATATTCTGAGATTCATGCCCATCTTGCACCAGCCTTTCCAGCCAACATTATTGCGTATGCCACAAATGACAACCCTTCTCCCCTCCGTTTCTCAATGGTCTTGAACATTCCCTTCATGCGGCAATCTCGTCCCGAACGTGATTAGGAAGTCGATTTCTTCTCGCTCTCGACAAGGCTCGCAAGCAACTCCATGATATCCGTAATTCTTATCCTTTGGTCTTGGTTCTGCATGCCTTCGTTGACCTGCGCATAGCAGGCCGGGCAACTGAAAATAAGCCGGTCGGCCTTTTTCTTCACCGCCTCATCGATTGTCGACCTTCCGATTGCATTGGCATTTTCAGGATATACCTTCCTCGCCGCTCCACCGGCGCCGCAGCACCTGGAATTGATGCCGTACCGGTCAAATTCAACGAGTTCCACTCCGGGTATGCTTCTGAGAATGGTCCGGGGTTCCTCCGTAATACCGACGCCCCTGCTGAGATAGCACGGATCATGATAAATGAGCCTCTCCGACAATCCTTCCCTGATCTTGAGCATTCCGCTCTTCAGTGCCTCGGCTGCGAACTGCGTCATGTGTCGGATCTTAAACGGCAGATCCTGACCGTAGAATATCGGCCAATCCCTCGACATGATGTTGACACAGCATGGACACGAGGATAAGAGGAGCTTCACGCCCTTTGCCTTGTATGCCTGGACGAGTCTCTTCGTCAGGGTTTCGAGCATGTCGTGCTGCCCCGAGGCAAAGAGAGGAAATCCGCAGCAAACCTCTTCTTCGGGAGGCAGCATGGTAAAGGGTTCTCCAATCGCTTTCAAGACAAGGACATCTCCCCGAACCATAGGCTGCGCCGAATAGGCGCCCGTACATCCTGCATAGTAAGCGATCTCAGCCTTTTCAGCTGCCTTGACGTCCTCGGGAAACCACGGTTTGAACCTGTCTTCGGCAGGCATATTGTAGGGATTGCCGGTATCCTTTATTACCGCGGGCATCTTGGCCTGACCGCCTATGGGGCCGAACCCCCGCTTCACCATTTCCTTTCTCAGGGTGGGCCAGAGCCTCTGGGTGAAGATGCCGACGGGACAGTGCTGTCCGCAGGCACCGCAGGTCGTGCATTCGAAGACCGCCTTCGTAAAATCTTCGAGAAGCTGACGGTCAATGTCCCTCGGCCCGAAGAGCCTCGCCTTCAGGCCTTCGGTCGCCCTAATGAATTCCTTGAAGACACGGATCTTCTCGGGAGGGGATATCGCAGGTCTACCGTTAACGTCCTGGATAGGACAGAATTGCAGACATTCGCCGCATTGCGTGCAGGCGTCCAACTCTATGAGCTGCTGTGCGGTGAGGCTTTCAGTAAAACAGTTCCTATTTTTCATGGATCACCCGACTGAGGGTCTCTTCCCGCTGTCGTGCGCCGATGAGCACGAGCGGGGCTGCAAAGATATGCGTTGGCAGATTTACCATCAATGCCAAGAAAAGGGCGAAGTGAAAGATAAATAGAGCGCTGCCGGGGACCGCACCAAACCTGAACGTCACCATTCCCATGACAAATGTTTTTACAGAAGCGATGTCGGGATGGTAGACCGTTTTCATGAGGAGTCCGCTGATGCTTAAGGC
Protein-coding sequences here:
- a CDS encoding (Fe-S)-binding protein, coding for MKNRNCFTESLTAQQLIELDACTQCGECLQFCPIQDVNGRPAISPPEKIRVFKEFIRATEGLKARLFGPRDIDRQLLEDFTKAVFECTTCGACGQHCPVGIFTQRLWPTLRKEMVKRGFGPIGGQAKMPAVIKDTGNPYNMPAEDRFKPWFPEDVKAAEKAEIAYYAGCTGAYSAQPMVRGDVLVLKAIGEPFTMLPPEEEVCCGFPLFASGQHDMLETLTKRLVQAYKAKGVKLLLSSCPCCVNIMSRDWPIFYGQDLPFKIRHMTQFAAEALKSGMLKIREGLSERLIYHDPCYLSRGVGITEEPRTILRSIPGVELVEFDRYGINSRCCGAGGAARKVYPENANAIGRSTIDEAVKKKADRLIFSCPACYAQVNEGMQNQDQRIRITDIMELLASLVESEKKSTS
- a CDS encoding alpha/beta hydrolase; translated protein: MGKKRAYPSITGISGHFASFEEFFCDILNGELQADTPEQEITSEDSVETLPNTVKRMLLLVAAGLVLGYLLLIAYVYAKQGSMLYFPAREIEATPRNIGLDYHKLTLLTKDGLNISAWFIPADNARGFVLFCHGNAGNISHRLDSIRIFHDLRLSVFIFDYRGYGKSEGSPNEKGTYLDAEAGWDYLRDVLHVDPGRIIIFGRSLGSAVAAEVALRKQTGILIMESGFTSVPALGKKFFPHLPVSLISRYHYESIGKVGRLRIPKLFIHSPEDEIVPFEHGLMLFERASEPKEFLRITGGHNEGFLVSGREYVEGLKAYLSRYLPG
- the cysS gene encoding cysteine--tRNA ligase, yielding MRVYNTLSAKKEELIPLTPGKIGMYACGVTVYDLSHIGHARSAIVFDVIRRYLEFRGLAVKYIRNFTDIDDKIINRAKQEGIAWDTVAKNYTEEYYRDMDRLGVGRADVEPKATDHIPEIIAIVKGLVDKGYAYGIDGDVYFEVKKFGDYGKLSKRDIEEMLAGARVEVDQRKRSPMDFALWKASKEGEPSWESPWGPGRPGWHIECTAMSIRHLAESFDIHGGGADLIFPHHENELAQSEAYTGKPFVKYWIHNGFITIDKEKMSKSLGNFFTIREILEKFDPEVVRFFLLSTHYRSPIEFSDESLREAEASIDRYYTTITRIADFLTSVTDKPKPSPEEKSLEGVLAAFMDKFREAMDDDFNTALALGHIFELIREVNRFLDAKPSGPKAKELLLRTKELLSDSGRVLNIFNKRPEEWYDALMETKKIPYSKADIKEKIQQRQDARLRKDWAAADAIRKEMEEQGIILEDKKDGTAWKVSVSK
- a CDS encoding fused MFS/spermidine synthase, with the protein product MNIIAAYTITFIASFCILVIEIVAGRILAPFVGVSLYTWTSIIGVVLAGISIGAYSGGKLADRFPDRKTLGWLLLLSGMTTLFIAPMTNLVAGYHFPTSLMLRILIVTTMTFFIPSCILGMISPVVVKLALRNVETAGDVVGKIYAFSTLGSIIGTFAAGFFLISWMGTRHIILTMGAILIVTGAVWGGLFRTKKFAIGFLLFPALLLTSVYSSAFRPPADSYTNYYRESDYYTIKVKEATSSDGKTPLKALVLDNLTHSYVNLKDPLHIEYKYERIYGEVLGWRFEKDAAFRSLAIGGGGYTFPRYMEISYPRAQIDVVEIDPEITRVVYRYLGLPQDTRIRTYNTDGRWFVMNCREKYDVVFVDAYNDLSIPYHLTTKEFALLLKDVLNRDGILLTNIIDNFQRGSFLPSYIRTLREVFGKRNVHLIAISPNFERIGSATFVIVAGKNDLNLRDFDSYLKRRGEGRALSAVVPEDLVDRYVMRTYSVILRDDYAPVDNLIAPVFEERFGYNRKQR